One genomic segment of Lolium rigidum isolate FL_2022 unplaced genomic scaffold, APGP_CSIRO_Lrig_0.1 contig_39021_1, whole genome shotgun sequence includes these proteins:
- the LOC124681296 gene encoding probable enoyl-CoA hydratase 1, peroxisomal — protein sequence MAAAAPDSGDLILVEPAGPGSQVAVVTINRPDALNALTRSMMISLASAFRRLDADDGVAAVVLAGRGRAFCSGADLQAAEEIFKGDVNDPAADTVKQMELCRKPIVGAIAGFAVTAGFEIALACDIIVAGRSAKFLDTHAKFGIFPSWGLSQKLSRLIGPNRAREVSLACMPITAELGEKWGLVNHIVDDSQVLTKAIEVAEAITRNNRNLVVLYKSVINDGLQLDMEHARVLEKERAVKYYNGMTKEQFANMQKFIRGRSSKAPSKL from the exons ATGGCCGCCGCAGCGCCGGACTCCGGCGACCTCATCCTGGTCGAGCCGGCGGGGCCGGGGTCCCAGGTCGCCGTGGTCACCATCAACCGCCCCGACGCGCTCAACGCGCTGACGCGGTCCATGATGATCTCCCTGGCCTCCGCGTTCCGGCGCCTGGACGCCGACGACGGCGTGGCCGCGGTGGTGCTCGCGGGGCGAGGACGCGCCTTCTGCTCCGGGGCCGACCTGCAGGCGGCGGAGGAGATCTTCAAGGGCGACGTCAACGACCCCGCCGCCGACACCGTCAAGCAGATGGAGCTCTGCCGCAAGCCCATCGTCGGCGCCATCGCCGGGTTCGCCGTCACCGCTGGGTTCGAGATCGCACTCGCCTGCGACATCATCGTCGCTGGGCGCTCCGCCAAGTTCCTCGACACACACGCCaa GTTTGGGATATTCCCTTCCTGGGGTCTTTCACAGAAGCTCTCTCGTCTCATTGGGCCAAATAGAGCACGGGAAGTGTCGCTAGCTTGCATGCCTATCACTGCTGAACTGGGGGAGAAGTGGGGACTTGTGAACCACATTGTGGATGATAGTCAGGTACTGACGAAGGCCATAGAGGTTGCCGAGGCCATTACGAGGAACAACCGCAACTTGGTGGTGCTATACAAATCAGTTATAAATGATGGGCTTCAGCTGGACATGGAACACGCCCGAGTTCTTGAAAAG GAAAGAGCTGTCAAATATTACAATGGCATGACAAAGGAACAATTCGCAAATATGCAGAAGTTTATACGAGGACGGAGTTCTAAAGCACCATCTAAGCTGTAG